The sequence below is a genomic window from Candidatus Neomarinimicrobiota bacterium.
CCCACGACCACTATCAGCTTTAAATTGCCAGAAATATCCACAGTCAGTCTCACCATATATGATGTTAAAGGTCAAGAAATCATTAGCATTCAGAATGGAATTAAACCACCAGGCAATTATGAGGTGCTGTGGGGCGGGTTGGATCGATTCGGCAATCAGGTAAGTACAGGAGTGTATTTCTGTCGTTTGGATGCAGGAGATTATTCGAAAACGATTAAGATGGTTTGTTTGCGTTAGCTTGAATAATAAGACCGGGACAATGCGTGATATCGATTTCAGAGAACTCTATTCCGTTTTTAGGTTTCTGGATAGAGTGAATTACTGTATAATATTTTTAGACTAAATCTGTGGGGACTGATTGTGAAGTCAATAATTATAATGATTATTTCTAGCATCTGTCTTTTTGGACAGGACACATTAATCACTACATCGGGGATGATTTATACTGGAAATTTGAGTGAAATCAACGATGAGCGTGTAATCTTTACTGAAACAGGAAAGTCCCAATCCCAATCCATACCCCTCTATATCATAGGTCAGATTATATCAGAAGAGGGGACTGTTAATGTAAACGAAATTACACCACAGTCTGCTACGGTTGCCAAACCAGAAGATTCTATGGGCAAATCTAATCAAGCTCAGGAGCCAACAATTTCTGGCTTCTCGCTTAGTCCCTTCGAAATAGTTCAAGTCGCAATAACCAATCAGAGAATGAAAAGAGCCCGACGAAAGCGATCGAAAATCACATTCGCATCGGCAAAGCTTTACTCCCAGGATACGCTGACTACTTCCGCAGGACAAAAATATATCGGGAATATCACCAAAATTTCCGAGAATAGCATCCAATTCATGATCGATGGCACCGATCTGCTAGAATTTTCAAATAAAATTGTACGGAGTATTTCTGGCGGTCGTTGGATATTGATATTGGATAGGGAAAGCATGTGTACGGGTCAATTAGCTGGAGTTAAAAGCGACACACTTTTTTTGAAAGTAGAAGATGGTTCTGTTGAAGGATATAAATTGGAGAATATTGCCATTGCCCTCAATTATCAAGCCAGTGACCAGGGTGGAGCCTTTGGGACAGCCACAGGAATATTGTTGGGTGGGATAGCTGCCTCAATTCCTATCATTTTAGATTCATACTCAGTAGATGAATACGATACACGATTGGAACATAATGCAGTATTAATAGCTGCACCACTAGGTCTCTTCGGTGGAGGTATCCTGGGAAATAAGATGGGTAAAAAATGGTACAATCTTAAATCCGTTTATTGGCTTGAAAGTGAAATTAATCAAGCGGAATACAAACAAGGCAGAAAAGATGGTCGTAAAGCCTCCTGGGGTAACATTATGTGGTTTATACCTGGAGCGATGATGAATTATTATGGTCCCTCAGAAGCCAGGAAGTATAAGCCCTTTCCACCTCCAGATCGGCTCATAGGAAAGTCTCATTCATATATTGCTGGATTCATAGAAGGATATGGAAAAAAAGCGAGCACTTTAAATACGTTCTATTCATCAGTTGGTTGTTTGGGGAACTGTTGGTTTGTACCCGTGGGGATAATTATCCTCGGGAGTATGACTTTTAGTTTTGATAGTCCCTGGGCGAACTAAAGCAGTTCAATGAACAACCAACATTCTAAACTATTTGACTCCGATTGTGTATTTCTGTCGATTGCAGGTCGTAGATCCCGCCACAGGCGAGGCTGTGTCTCGGGAACGGGGGCAGCTTTTTTGGTTTGTTTCTTTGGGGTCTCGGGACTCCTCATTCGAATTAAGATAAATTAAGTTGGCAAGGAGGGGGTATCATGGGAAATAATCTTTCGAACCGGGGCTTACGATTTATGCTGCTGGTTATAATTTGCGGAATGACCATTGCCAGTCCAATACCCAACAGCCCAAACCTAAAAGCAAAACCTTCAGTTGGATTGAATGAAGTCAGGGACCTCAAGCTCTTTCTGGCTGTCATTAATGACAATAATACGGGGAATGTGGAGCGAGGAAAAAAGGGTCTTTACCTAGGCCCTGATGACTTTTTAACCGTCTCCATATTCTTCCGTCTCCACCTGGATGCCTGGCGTCTGGCATTGACATATAACGATGTTACCTCTCGCAAGGAGCAATATAGATATGATCTCATCTTTGGTGGTCTTTCAAAACGCTTTGAGAGGAATGGGCTTGAGGTGAAACCTGAGCTGGGGCTGGTCTGGAAGGGCAATTGCGGTGGCGATGACCTACAGAATGGATTCCATCGGATGAAAGATTTGCCAGAGTTATTTGTTCCCTATTGTGATGGGGGGCTGGCAGCCTTTGCTGCGGCCATGATTTCGAGACCTGTAGAGCTATCCCGCCCCTTTGAGGGGATACTCACATCGTCAATGGAAATCAGACTCATTTCAGATCTGGTACCATCCCGTTTGACTCCCATGTTGGGTTACCAGGCTGAGCTTTGGCCAGGTCGTCTTCAATTGGAGATGGTGGCTGGTGCGCGTTTATACGTCAATGAAATTGAGGAATATTCACATATGGTCCGGTCCGGAGCATTTGCAGCGGTGAATGCGAAACTAAGGGTGTATCAGAATTTTTATTTTGATACTGGAATTGCCTTATTTCCTGCACAGAATCTTGAGAATGACCCTATTTATAAGGACAAGGACCACAACTACCTCCCTCAAATAACCATGGTCTTTTCATGGAATAGTGCCTGGTACGGACTCTATAATTATTTGGAGTACTAGTTTCTAGGATTTACACTCTAACTATATCTTATAAGCAACTGTAACACAGCGACATATGCAGATCTATTATATCTTGGATATAGATAATACGCCTCCTGGAATGGAGGCGTATTGTACTGTTGGAGAAGCAATGAAATCTCCGACCAAATTGAGGCACAAACCTCAACTCTGTTTGATTTTATCTTCCAGTTGACCAGTCAATTGCCACAGAGACATTTCAGCCAGATAGGCTGAGTAGCGCGCCTGGATCTGGCTGCTTTTGGCTCGACTCAAATTGAGCTGGGCATCCCTGAACTGAGTTGAGCTCACCTGGCCCAGACGGAAATACTCAGATGTTTGATCAAAATTAAGCTGAGCCGAAGCCAGGGTATTGGCCTTCAACTCCAGCAGCTGTTGACTTTTCTCATAGTAGGCCAGGGCTGAACTAAGGGATTTCTCCAGTTGTCGTTTTGAATCCAGGGTGTTCCATTTACTATTTTTCTGAAGTAAACGTCCACTGCTAATGGATTTTGATTTCATGCCATCAAACAAGTTCCAGCTTAGTGACAATCCTGCTGTGGTATTCATATCAGGATTATCAAACGCAAAATCCATATCAGGATTGATCTGTTGGAGACCATAAGACCCACTGACGCTCACCCGCGGCATGATTGACCCCAGGGTTCGTTTTAGATTCAAGTCAGTCTGCTTTTCCAGATTGAGATTCAATGCATGGCTTTTGTTGGAATTTTCGGCTGCATAGAGAAGCATCTCTGGTTCATAGCTACCCAGATCATAATCCAGAGGCTTGGGCTGATAATCAAGATTCAGATCCCACCCAACGAGCAAATTGAGACTCCTTTTAGCCTCCAGAACAGCATATCTGGATTCTATCACCCCAACACTATCATTATCAAAGTCAACCCTGGCAGCCAGAGCGGAGAGGGAGCTGGCCATACCACGCTCAGTCTGTTCCAGGGCCTGATCCAGTCGCTGGCGTGATATTTCAAGCTGTTCCTGGCTGATCTGCAGATTGTCATGCCGGATGAGCACATTGACATACAGGTTTGCTGCAGAAAGTAGAATGTTTTCCTCAATCATATCGCTTTGGAGTTCACTGGCCAGCGCCTGGGTATTGAGTAGTTGATACTTGGTTAGCCCCTGCATCCCGTTAAAAAGCGTGAAACTGGCATTTAGACCAGCTGAAAGAGAAGTGTTTTCCACATCAACCTCTCCTGTTGGTGTTTGATTGATACCATTCATCAGCATCGATCCTGAGCTCAAATCAAGACGTGGCAGGAGACCAGCATTGGCAAGGCTGGCGGAATTGTCAGCTACCTCTGAGGAGTTTCGAGTCTGTTTGATAGATAGATTCTGCTGGCTGGTTGCTTTGAGTATTTCATCCAATCCCATATCACGCGCAGGCATTGACCAAAGTGAGAACGAGGACAGAAGTAATAAGACTATTGTGCGTTGCATTATTACACCTGACTTTCAGCTGCCAACTGGGCATCGATATCCAGCTCATTTACGGCAGATTCTACAGATTCCCTGCTAGGTAGTGATCCGGTCATAAACTTGACCTTGTAGCGTTTCATATCGTTGGCAAAACTCAGGAGAACAGGCAGAATTAGTAGGGTGGAGAATGTCGATATGATAAGACCATAAGCTACTGAGATAGCCATGGGCACCGTCATCTGGGCATCAGGATTATTGGCGATAATCAGAGGAGCCAGTCCAGCGATTGTCGTCAATGAGGTAAGCAGGATGGGTCTGAATCGGGAAATACCGGCTTTCAGAAGTGCATCCATATATGCCATTCCTTCCTTGAGGTTGCGATTAAGCGTACCAATGAAAACAATGGAGTCATTTACCAGAATACCTATGAGCGCCAGAACCCCAAAATATGAGGGCATATCCAGGGGAGTGTCATGGATAGCATGTCCCCACCCAATTCCAATGAAACCCAGGGGAATGAGTGATAAGAGAATTGCTGTCTGACCAAATGAGCGGAAGGTAAAGGCAATCACAGCGAAGAGCAGGACCAGGATCAGCGGTATGACATTGATCATGGATGTTTGAGCCTCGGCTTTGCGTTCCCCATGGCCACCAATGGTATAGTTAATGTCAGGATATTTTTCCAGTATTGAGGCAAGGATAACATCTTCAACCTCAGATTTAATCTGTGTGAGATCTACTTTCTTATTCAGGGCATCTGCCTCAACCGTGACCTGACGTTGCCCATTCAGGTGTTTGATCTTGCTCAAACTGCTGGTGTAATTCAAATCAGCGATAGATTTAAGCTGGAAGGCTTGCCCCGTATTGGTACGGATCTTCATCTCTTCCAAATCACCGATGGAGGATCGATCCGTATTACTGTATCGTACCCAGATTTTGACTTCTTCAGTACCGCGGTTGATTCTTTGCACTTCAGATCCATAAAAACCGCTACGAATCTGATTCATGACAGTTTGTATATCCAAACCGAGACTATAGGCATGGTCTTTCAATGCAACTTCTATCTCACGCATGCCCTGTTGATTATCATCGATGACATTTTTTAAACCTGCCAGCTGGTTGAGCTCAATTTTAAACGCTTCCACAGCAAGATTCAGGTCCTGGATGTTATCTCCCAACAAGGAAATGGAGACAGCCTTTCCGAATTGACTGGATTCTACATAGTTAATACGGTCGACTTCCGGTACCTGTCCCACAGCCTGACGCCAGGAGTTGGAGAAATCTGTGGAAAGGAACTCTCGTTCTCTCGTATCCAGAAAGTTGATGGTTACGCTACCTGCATCACTGCTGCTGATTCGTTTCACTACGCTGGTAACGATATCTTTACCTTCATCCTGGGAAAATTTCTCGCCTGTGAGCATGCCATTAGCTTCCAGTTTGTCAAGAATTTCCATGGTTACGCTGGCTGGCGTTCCCGGTGGCATTTGTATATCCACCGTGGATAGATTCTGATTGTCAAATGAACTACCACCCATTTGAATGATACCACCACCAACGCCACCAATTGTGATAATAAATAATCCCGTAACCACAGCGATGACCATGCCTCGATGATTTAGCGCATAGCGGTAGAGTGGGGCATAGAGGGCGTCGCGCATCCAGGCCAGAGCCTGATTGGATTTGACTTCAAGTTTTGTTGGTTTTCTATCTGCAGCCAGAGCTTTGGAGTGGGCAATGTGGGCTGGTAGGATAAGTGCACCTTCAATAAGAGATATAAAAAGGGCAGCCATGACGACAAATGCCATTTCGCGGAAAAATTGTCCAAAGGTTCCTTCAATGAGCAGAAAGGCTGAAAAGGCGACCATGGTGGTCAGAACCGCTGAAAATACTGCAGGTAATACTTCCAGCGAACCATCAATGGCAGCACGAATTCGTCGTTTACCCTTTTCATGATGCTGATAGATATTTTCAGCGATGACGATACCATCATCCACCAGGATACCAATTACCAGAATCATTCCAAAAAGAGAGATGCGGTTCAAAGTAATATCCATCAGAGCCGCCAGTCCAAACATCCCCAGGAAGGAAAGGGGAATGGAAATAGCTACCCAGATGGCCATGCGTGGATTGAGGGCCAGGGAGAGGAAGAGCAGGACCAAAAAGAACCCAACCATACCATTATTCAGGAGAATGCTCTGCATGCTTTCAATGGAAGTTGCTGCGTTACGCAGAACCTCTGCTTCCAGCACTTCATTCTTTTCATTAAAATCAGCAATGTAGACCTTCACCATATCAGCGGTTTCAATGACATCTTCGTCGCTGGTATAATTGACAGAGACCAGCACTGCTGGTTTTCCATTTACATAAACAGCATCTGGATTTTCAGCCCATTTCTCTGTAATATCAGCCACATCACCGAGGTATAGCAATGTGCCATCCTGGAGTGTCCTTAGAACAATGTCATGCATCTCTGAGGCATAGTAGCGTTTTTGACGAGTCCGTATACTCAAATCTTCGGTTTCTCCACGGATGGTGCCACCAGTCAGGTCGATGTTGGCCTTGCGAACCATTCCCACGGCTTCTGACATGGTGAGACCATAGGCTTCCAGATCTGATTCTCGGAATGCAATCTCTATCTCTTCATCGGGATAACCTTTGAGTACTATTTTTGAGATGCCCTCCATGGCCAATAAATCATCCTCGATCCGTAGAGCAGCGCTTTTCAATTCGTGGAGATCCACATCTCCGTTGATCATGAATTCAATGGCCTCAGAACGGAATTCCCATTTGGCTGTTCGAGGTGGCTCAATACCTGAGGGGAAAGAGCTAATGCCATCCACGGCATTCTTGATCTCTTGTAAAACCAGATCAGGATCACTGCCACTGACGAGTTCTACGGTGACGGTTCCCACATTTTCCATTGAGGTGGAGGTGATTCTCTTTATACCGCTGATGCCCTGGATATTTTCCTCAATTTTGAGGACAACACCTTGTTCGACCTCTTCAGGGGAAGCGCCAGGATAGGTTGTCATAATATTGATCACACCCAGATCAATCTGGGGCATGAGGGTAGAACGCAGGGAATAAAATCCCATGAGTCCCAGAAACACCAGGAGCAGGATAATGACATTCCCCGCCGTGGAGTATTTGATAAAATA
It includes:
- a CDS encoding TolC family protein → MQRTIVLLLLSSFSLWSMPARDMGLDEILKATSQQNLSIKQTRNSSEVADNSASLANAGLLPRLDLSSGSMLMNGINQTPTGEVDVENTSLSAGLNASFTLFNGMQGLTKYQLLNTQALASELQSDMIEENILLSAANLYVNVLIRHDNLQISQEQLEISRQRLDQALEQTERGMASSLSALAARVDFDNDSVGVIESRYAVLEAKRSLNLLVGWDLNLDYQPKPLDYDLGSYEPEMLLYAAENSNKSHALNLNLEKQTDLNLKRTLGSIMPRVSVSGSYGLQQINPDMDFAFDNPDMNTTAGLSLSWNLFDGMKSKSISSGRLLQKNSKWNTLDSKRQLEKSLSSALAYYEKSQQLLELKANTLASAQLNFDQTSEYFRLGQVSSTQFRDAQLNLSRAKSSQIQARYSAYLAEMSLWQLTGQLEDKIKQS
- a CDS encoding efflux RND transporter permease subunit; its protein translation is MKSLIQYFIKYSTAGNVIILLLVFLGLMGFYSLRSTLMPQIDLGVINIMTTYPGASPEEVEQGVVLKIEENIQGISGIKRITSTSMENVGTVTVELVSGSDPDLVLQEIKNAVDGISSFPSGIEPPRTAKWEFRSEAIEFMINGDVDLHELKSAALRIEDDLLAMEGISKIVLKGYPDEEIEIAFRESDLEAYGLTMSEAVGMVRKANIDLTGGTIRGETEDLSIRTRQKRYYASEMHDIVLRTLQDGTLLYLGDVADITEKWAENPDAVYVNGKPAVLVSVNYTSDEDVIETADMVKVYIADFNEKNEVLEAEVLRNAATSIESMQSILLNNGMVGFFLVLLFLSLALNPRMAIWVAISIPLSFLGMFGLAALMDITLNRISLFGMILVIGILVDDGIVIAENIYQHHEKGKRRIRAAIDGSLEVLPAVFSAVLTTMVAFSAFLLIEGTFGQFFREMAFVVMAALFISLIEGALILPAHIAHSKALAADRKPTKLEVKSNQALAWMRDALYAPLYRYALNHRGMVIAVVTGLFIITIGGVGGGIIQMGGSSFDNQNLSTVDIQMPPGTPASVTMEILDKLEANGMLTGEKFSQDEGKDIVTSVVKRISSSDAGSVTINFLDTREREFLSTDFSNSWRQAVGQVPEVDRINYVESSQFGKAVSISLLGDNIQDLNLAVEAFKIELNQLAGLKNVIDDNQQGMREIEVALKDHAYSLGLDIQTVMNQIRSGFYGSEVQRINRGTEEVKIWVRYSNTDRSSIGDLEEMKIRTNTGQAFQLKSIADLNYTSSLSKIKHLNGQRQVTVEADALNKKVDLTQIKSEVEDVILASILEKYPDINYTIGGHGERKAEAQTSMINVIPLILVLLFAVIAFTFRSFGQTAILLSLIPLGFIGIGWGHAIHDTPLDMPSYFGVLALIGILVNDSIVFIGTLNRNLKEGMAYMDALLKAGISRFRPILLTSLTTIAGLAPLIIANNPDAQMTVPMAISVAYGLIISTFSTLLILPVLLSFANDMKRYKVKFMTGSLPSRESVESAVNELDIDAQLAAESQV